A window of Bos taurus isolate L1 Dominette 01449 registration number 42190680 breed Hereford chromosome 8, ARS-UCD2.0, whole genome shotgun sequence contains these coding sequences:
- the IZUMO3 gene encoding izumo sperm-egg fusion protein 3 precursor, whose protein sequence is MGDLWLLLLLPLSLAAFHGVKGCLECDPKFIEEVKSLLGKLVPPEVPGRTHMLERQMKEMIRLSFKVSHRDKMLRVLAVQKVVDLRTWLKIELDKLSKEKWKGVFILQGRLLDIRKNLDSKLEKLLKKFSEVACSEDCVVTEGPILDCWTCLRITSRCFRGEYCEEDDPKKAESREIGLFLILLAEGVILGGVLLLFHFCISHQRKMKAIRRSLKTYLEKKLEELMGIKDEKEKDFRGRE, encoded by the exons ATGGGAGACCTGTGGctgctcctgctcctgcccctgtcCCTGGCAGCCTTCCATGGGGTCAAAGGCTGTTTGGAATGTGATCCCAAATTCATCGAGGAAGTTAAATCCTTGCTTGGAAAGCTGGTACCCCCAGAAGTCCCTGGCCGAACTCATATGCTTGAACGGCAGATGAAGGAGATGATCCGTTTAAGCTTCAAGGTCTCCCACAGGGACAAGATGCTTCGGGTGTTGG CTGTTCAAAAGGTTGTCGATTTGAGAACATGGCTGAAGATCGAACTTGATAAACTGAGCAAGGAAAAATGGAAAG GTGTCTTTATCCTTCAAGGCAGGCTTCTCGATATCCGCAAAAACTTGGACTCCAAACTGGAAAAACTATTAAAGAAATTCTCTGAAGTTG CTTGTTCTGAAGATTGTG TCGTGACTGAAGGTCCTATCCTGGATTGTTGGACATGTCTTCGCATCACCTCTCGATGTTTCAGAGGAGAATATTGTGAAG AGGATGAtccaaagaaggctgagagtcgAGAAATTGGACTATTTCTGATATTATTAGCAGAAGGTGTAATATTGGGAGGTGTTTTGCTACT attccatTTTTGCATCTCTCACCAGAGGAAAATGAAGGCAATACGAAGGTCATTAAAGACATACTTGGAGAAGAAACTTGAAGAATTAATGGGGATAAAGGATGAGAAGGAGAAAGATTTCAGAGGCAGAGAATAA